In Streptomyces camelliae, the sequence TCTCGCCCGCGAGCTGAACATCGACGCCGAGGGCATCGACATGGGCCCGTCCCCCGTGGACGCCGCCCTGGCCGCCGACCTCGCGCTGCCGATCGAGGAGCTGGAGCTCACGGTCCGCTCGTACAACTGCCTCAAGCGTGAGGGCGTCCACTCGGTGGGTGAGCTCATGGCTCGTTCCGAGGCGGACCTGCTGGACATCCGCAACTTCGGTGCGAAGTCCATCGACGAGGTCAAGGCGAAGCTGGCCGGCATGGGCCTGGCCCTCAAGGACAGCCCGCCCGGATTCGACCCGACCGCCGCCGTGGACGCCTTCGGCGCGGACGACAACGGCAGCACGGGTTTCATGGGGACCGAGCAGTACTGAACGCCGCGCCCGGGGCGCGGGGAGCCAGGAGGCAGCGGAGCCGGCGATGAGCGCGCCGGCTCCGCTGTCCCCGGCTCCCCGTTGGCCCACACCGCGGCACGGCCACTGAGCGAGCCGAGCCCCGGCCCCGCCCGCGCTCGGCAGCACGCGAAGGACGTACGGCGCCGGCGCGCGGCGGTACGCGGAAATCTGTCACGGCGAGGCCATATGTCCGCCCCTGACGGAGATAGGTTTGTGCCACGAGGCAGATGGCGCTGAGTCCTCGGAGCGCGGTGCCACGCACGCCTGGGTTCCCCTCCGCGTCCCCGAAACGAAGGTGCCATGCCCGCTGAGAACGTCCCTGTCGCCGGCAATCTCGACGATGACGACTATCCCGCCTACACGATGGGGCGGGCCGCTGACGTTCTCGGCACCACTCCCGCCTTCCTCCGGGCCGTCGGCGAAGCCGGGCTCATCACGCCCCTGCGTTCGGAAGGCGGCCACCGCCGGTACTCCCGCCGCCAGTTGCGCATCGCCGCCCGTGCCCGCGAACTGGTCGACCAGGGCACTCCCGTCGAGGCCGCGTGCCGCATCGTCTCGCTGGAGGACCAGCTCGACGACGCTCTCCGCCTGAACCGGGAAATGCGCCGGAAGCTGGACGGACGCGGCGCGGATACCTAGTCCCGCCAGTACAGAATTACGGACTGCGGCGGGACGAGAATTACTGGACGCTCCGGAAAATGCATGGGTGTTGCGACTGGATCTGTGTTAGCGTGATAGCAGTTGCAGTTTTGATTGCCAGAGATTTTTCTTTGCAGAGCTTTCCGGATCTTTCCGGAGGGGTGATCATCGCGGCGACTCGGCTCCGCACAGTGCGGAGTCCGGTACTGCCCCTCAAGGGAGATTCAATATGGCATCTGGCACCGTGAAGTGGTTCAACGCGGAAAAGGGCTTCGGCTTCATCGAGCAGGAGGGTGGCGGCCCGGACGTCTTCGCCCACTACTCGAACATCGCCACCCAGGGCTTCCGCGAGCTTCAGGAAGGCCAGAAGGTTACCTTCGACGTCACGCAGGGCCAGAAGGGCCCGCAGGCCGAGAACATCGTTCCCGCCTGACACTGACGCGAATCGTCGCGAGCCAGTGGTTCGCGCATCGTGTGGCTGGGGCCCGCGCTCTTCGGAGTGCGGGCCCCAGCTCATTATTCCCCTGTTTTCCGCGTTTACCGGACCAGCGACAGCCCGGCTGCCCCACGAAGCCCGGCTTTTCTTTTCCTCCAGCTCATTCCTGCGAATCCTTGTGCGATCATCGGCGCTGGAGGGAATTCCTCGATCGGTATGGGGAGGGCGTCCGGACCGCCCCCCGCAGGGACCCGTACGTCCCGAGAGTGACGGCCGGCAGGATCAGGCCGGCCGCCCCCAGTGTCGCTCCGTCCGGATGAGTCAGCGGCTGGCCGCGCAATGCCCGCCAGAGGACCAGGGCGAACGCGGCCGCGTATGCCCCCGAAGCGAGCAGCACCAGGCGCAACCGGACCCGGTCGTCGGCGAGGCGGTCGAAACGCGGCGCGAGGACGGTCAGCACCATGACCAGCGTCGGCAGGAGTTGCAGCGCGTGCATGCCGACGAAGTGCGGGATCCGTAGATCGCCACCCGTCGTGGACCAGCCGGTCAGGGGCATCGAGGGGCCGCCGTCCGGCACGCCCACGCTGTGCGCGCCGACCACCTTGGAGACGCCGCGCCGCTGCCCCGGTGCGGGCCGGGTCATCAGGAAGCCGACAGCGGCCCCGGCCAGGGCCAGGACGATGCCGGAGCGCATCGCCCAAGCGGATGCGCGGTCGGCGATCCGGGCGCGGAGCAGCAGCACGGCGACGACGAGCGTGGCCGTCCACAGGATGACGACCGTGACGGCCATCGTGTTGTACAGGGCCTCGTCGAAGGGCGTTTCGTGGTTGAAGTGGCTGCGCTTACCGCGTGCGGCCTGCCCCGTGATGATCACCATCTCGACGAGGCCCGCCAGCGCGACGACCGTCCCCGCCCACCAGCCCACGCGTCGGCCCCTGGGGAGGAACGACAGCATCCAGGCCAGGGAGGGGCAGTACGCCACGAACGAGACCGAGAACTTGAACGGCTTGGCCCAGACCGGCGCGCCCACCAGGACGCGGTCGTCGACCACGAGTCCCACCGCGGACATGAGCGCCGTCACGGCCATCGCCGCCGAGAAGAGCACCAGCGGTCGGTGCCATGACCGCCATGGCGCCGAAGGCGAGCGCGACGACGCAGGCCACGAGGACACAGGCGAGGAAAGCATGACTACCCCCAAGAAGTAGATAGCGGCACTATCCGCTATCCGATAGCTCCACTATCTATCATGGGTGAGCGACCGGCAAGGGCCGGCGCGGCGGGCAGGGCGAAGGCCGAGGAGTGAACCGGCAGTGCGTATCGGAGAGTTGAGCCGGAAGACCGGAGTGCCGGTGCCGACGATCAAGTACTACGTCCGTGAGGGCCTGCTGCCTCCGGGCGAGCTGACCAGTCGGAACCAGGCGAGCTACGGCGAGGCGCACGAGCGCCGGCTGCAGCTGATCCGCGCCCTGCTCGATGTGGGCGGCATGAAGGTGGCCGCGATCGCGGACGTACTGGCGGCCGTCGACGATCCGGAGCGTCCGCTGCACAAGGTGCTCGGCGCCGCGGCGGACCGCATCGGCAGCGCGCACGCCGAGCACGACGACGCCGAGTCGGCGGCCGCCCAGGACGTCGTCGCCGACCTCATCTCCCGGCGTGGCTGGCGGGCGCACGAGTCGAACCCCGCCGCCGCCGACCTGGCCAAGGCCCTTGCCGCCATGGCCCGGTTGGGCCACGGGGCGTTCACCGAAGTGCTCGACGACTACGCCGACGCCGCCGAGCAGGTCGCCCGCGCCGACCTCAGGTACGTGGACCGGCAGGTGGCGGTCGAGGACAGAGTGGAGGGTGTCGTGGTCGGGACCGTACTGGGTGAGGCAGTGTTCAGCGCGCTGCGGCGACTGGCCCATGTGGACGCCTCGGCGAGGCTGTACGGCACCGACGCGCCGCAGGGGCGCGGGACGGGCTGAGCCGGCCGGGAGATCGAGTGCGTCTTCGGAGCCGTGCCCCTCGCTTCGCCGATGTGAAGTCGCTTGCACCGACCAGCAGTTCACATTGAAGGCGCCCCGGCGCTCACTCCATGCGCCGGAAGCCGGCCTCGCACGACCGCCCGGACAGTCTGTCCGTTACGGCGCGCAGCCCCGCAGGGCGAAGGCGATCGTGTCCTTCAGGCCCCGTTCGACGGCGTCGGCGGGGATGCCGCCGGACACGGTGAGGGCGACGTAGCCGTGGATGGCGGCCATGACCGGCAGGCCGATCTCCCCCGCGGGACCCTCGCGGACCTCGCCCCGGTGCTGTGCATCCTCGATGAGCCGGGCGGCCAGGGCCGGCAGCTGCTGGGAGGCGGCGGCCAGTTCGAGGGAAGCGGTGGGGTCGTACTTGACCGAGTGCATCAGCTCCAACAGCGCCGGGTCGGCAGCGGCGAAGGCCAGGTAGGTACGGCTGAGCGCGGTCAGGCGCCACTTCAGCCCTCTTCCGCCGGAACCGCCGTTGCCGCCGCGTCGTTCGGCGGCGTCGGCGTCGGCGGTTCGTCGTCCGTGGGAGGCATCCAGGCGCAGGCCAGGGAGCCGCCGATCAGGCCGGAGGCGACACCGAGGAAGAGGCCGCCGAAGTTCGCGACGGGAAAGGAGATGAGGGCGAGCAGAAGAGTGGCGACCCCGGCGAAGACACGAAGGTGGGGGCGGCAGCAGAGCGCGATGCCCAGGGTCAGGAGCAGAACTCCGATCACCAGGGATCCGGCGCCGGACGTGGTCGACAGGGCGAGCGGAATCCCGCCCAGGTCCAGGTTCGCGTAGGGCCAGTAGAGGATGGGGAGACCGGCGCCGAACGTGAACAGCCCGGCCCAGAAAGGGCGTTCGCCGCGCCAGGTCCGGAACCTTCGCCGGAACTCCGGTGCCGTGGTGAGCAGTTCACGGTGTCTGCCGAGGGGGTTGATGATCACGCGTCCTGTCCTGATCAGTGCTGCTGCGGTTCCGCGAGGAGGATGCGAGACCCGGACGTACGACCCCCGCACGAGGGTCCGCCCGAGTCAGGGGCAGGCGTGGTTGCCCTGATCGAGCTGCACGCGCAGGCCGGGAATGCTGAACGTGCCGGCGGACAGCGCGACCGCGCTCACCCGCACGCCCTTCAGGGTGGTCGACGCAGCCTGATGGCCGACGCCGTCGGGATCGAAGAACCGCGAGTTCCTGTCTCCGGGGTCGACCGGCCCCTTGGTGAGGGCACCCTGTGCGACACCGATGTCGAGGCCGTTGAAGGTCGCGTCCTTGACCGTCTCGGTCGTCGCGTCGATGAACATGTCCGACGCCTCGGCCGGCCGGCCGTCACCGCCGGTGAGCCGCAGGGTCCGCGTGCCCAGCACCGGGATGTCGACGACGACGGACTGGCACAGCCCGCTGACTGTCGCATGCCGGAATCCGTTGACCATGACGGGTACGAGTTCATGTTTCCTGGTCACGTCGACCATGCCGTAGAGGCTGAACCCACGCACGGTCAGGGAGTCGGCGGTGACCTGGAACTTCTGACCGGAGATGAAGAACGACGCGGCGAGCACTCCCTGCGCCATGGCGATGCCGACCGACGCACACGCTGCCATGCTGGGCACCAGGACCACCGCGAAACGCCTCCACCGGGTCCTCCCGGCGCGATGCGACATCCCGTCTCCTTCGGTCGTGAGGTGAGTCCGCCATGCCACGAAGGCAGACATTGCCCCATTTATCCGGTAATGGATCCTAGGCTTCCGGGCACGTCAACCGGCCGCACGCCAGGTCCGCCGTCCGAGTGGTGCGCGTTTTGCGGTCGTTCCGTCGCCCCGACCGTTCGGTGAAAACCGGTGGAACGGCGCCGCTGTGTGCCATTACCGTGCTGCCGAACCGAGTCGTCCAGGCAAGGACATGCCGTTGTACACCCTGTGAGACCTCCCGAGAGCTGATCTGTCGCGCGTCGCGCCTGTGCGCCGCGCTGCTTTTTGCTGCGGCCTTCTCACTGAAACCGGTGTACTTCTGTGCTCAATAGCTGGGTGGTCATGCCCACCTGCCTGCCTACCGTTCTCCGCCGTTGCCACGCGTGCGCGTCCGAGCGCTTCCGGGCGAACGGCAAATTCCGCGTCAACGCGAACCACAAGCTCCTCGACGCCTGGCTGCTCGTGCTCTGTGCCGCCTGCGGGGAAACCGCGAAGCTCACGGTCCTGGAGCGGGTGAACGTGCGCTCCGTACGACCTGAACTGCTGGACCGGATGCACGACAACGACCCTGACCTGGCAGCTGAGTTGCTCCAGGATCCGGTCGTGCGGCGCCGTAACCGCATCGCCCTCGACTGGGCGGGCGCCTGGCGCCTCGACACCGGCGGATCGGATCACCTGGACCGCGAGGTGATCGACGTGTCGGTCCGCTTCGCGGCGCGGATCCCTGTCCGGCCGGTACGACTGATCGCTGAAGGCTGCGCTCTTTCGCGGGCCGAAGTCGAGAGACTGCTCACGGAGGGGAGCCTCGTTTCGGCAGTCCGGCTGAACGGCAGGCTCTCCGGCGACTTCACCTTCACGCTCAAGCGCTGAGCCCTCCCCGGGCCCAAGGCCTGTCCGGCAGGATCCGTCGGACAGGCCGCACCGGGGCCACGGTCCCTAGGAACGCTCGCCGCCTCCGGAAGGGCGGCGGGCGCGACCGGCCCCACCGGCGGGTTCGGTGGCAGGGTCCCTCTGGGAGTCCGCGTGGTGGGTCAGCACCTTCATGATCTCCGAAGCCAGCACGTCCGACAGAGCGGGCGCGAGAGCGTCTGCCAGTGCGGTCGCGAGGGTCTGCGCGAAGAACATCCTCTCCAGTTCCGAGGCACGGGAGGGCGGCCGGGAAAAAGACGCCACGGCCGCTTCCATCAGGGCTCCCGCCAGCGGGTCCTTCGCTTGCCTGCCGCCGGTGCCGGTATGGGGGATTCCGGCATCACGCACCATTTCATCGAAGATCTCGTCGATGAAGGTCTCCAAGGGATCCCGTTCCGATTGTCCGCCGGGCTCAGCTGCCATTGTCGTTCCTCATGTCCTCTGTCCTCGATTGCC encodes:
- a CDS encoding MerR family transcriptional regulator; its protein translation is MPAENVPVAGNLDDDDYPAYTMGRAADVLGTTPAFLRAVGEAGLITPLRSEGGHRRYSRRQLRIAARARELVDQGTPVEAACRIVSLEDQLDDALRLNREMRRKLDGRGADT
- a CDS encoding cold-shock protein, yielding MASGTVKWFNAEKGFGFIEQEGGGPDVFAHYSNIATQGFRELQEGQKVTFDVTQGQKGPQAENIVPA
- a CDS encoding MerR family transcriptional regulator; the encoded protein is MRIGELSRKTGVPVPTIKYYVREGLLPPGELTSRNQASYGEAHERRLQLIRALLDVGGMKVAAIADVLAAVDDPERPLHKVLGAAADRIGSAHAEHDDAESAAAQDVVADLISRRGWRAHESNPAAADLAKALAAMARLGHGAFTEVLDDYADAAEQVARADLRYVDRQVAVEDRVEGVVVGTVLGEAVFSALRRLAHVDASARLYGTDAPQGRGTG
- a CDS encoding TetR-like C-terminal domain-containing protein, with the protein product MRLDASHGRRTADADAAERRGGNGGSGGRGLKWRLTALSRTYLAFAAADPALLELMHSVKYDPTASLELAAASQQLPALAARLIEDAQHRGEVREGPAGEIGLPVMAAIHGYVALTVSGGIPADAVERGLKDTIAFALRGCAP
- a CDS encoding DUF6114 domain-containing protein; protein product: MIINPLGRHRELLTTAPEFRRRFRTWRGERPFWAGLFTFGAGLPILYWPYANLDLGGIPLALSTTSGAGSLVIGVLLLTLGIALCCRPHLRVFAGVATLLLALISFPVANFGGLFLGVASGLIGGSLACAWMPPTDDEPPTPTPPNDAAATAVPAEEG
- a CDS encoding DUF6230 family protein, with protein sequence MAACASVGIAMAQGVLAASFFISGQKFQVTADSLTVRGFSLYGMVDVTRKHELVPVMVNGFRHATVSGLCQSVVVDIPVLGTRTLRLTGGDGRPAEASDMFIDATTETVKDATFNGLDIGVAQGALTKGPVDPGDRNSRFFDPDGVGHQAASTTLKGVRVSAVALSAGTFSIPGLRVQLDQGNHACP
- a CDS encoding DUF1062 domain-containing protein, which codes for MLNSWVVMPTCLPTVLRRCHACASERFRANGKFRVNANHKLLDAWLLVLCAACGETAKLTVLERVNVRSVRPELLDRMHDNDPDLAAELLQDPVVRRRNRIALDWAGAWRLDTGGSDHLDREVIDVSVRFAARIPVRPVRLIAEGCALSRAEVERLLTEGSLVSAVRLNGRLSGDFTFTLKR